One window of the Chitinophaga niabensis genome contains the following:
- a CDS encoding efflux RND transporter periplasmic adaptor subunit: MRLFSPLSLLVLLYSCAQKPAATAPPPVQLPVISVVSAPANTHQDFSANLEGTLNVDIRPQVDGYLEKIYVDEGAYVKAGQPLFKINDRVYAEQSNNTRSGLAAAEANMQKAQVEIERLAPLVKNNVVSDLQLKTAQAEYEAAKATVSRAKAMAGSANINMGFTLITAPVSGYVGRIPFKTGSLVGKGEAAPLTVLSDVNEIYAYFTMSETDFIAFKNKYTGNTIAEKIRQVPQVELIMADNSVYAQKGRIEIVEGQFDKTMGGISFRAIFPNPGAALRTGSTGKVRITQSLPSALIIPQEATFEMQDQVFVYAVTDSNKVTRKAIHVLGKTSSYYYVDNGVPAGGKIVLAGTGNLQEGAVITPQLLSADSLLKANPLN; this comes from the coding sequence ATGCGTTTATTCTCTCCTCTAAGTCTGTTGGTTTTGTTGTACAGCTGTGCACAAAAGCCTGCAGCAACAGCTCCGCCGCCGGTTCAACTGCCTGTTATATCAGTTGTGTCCGCTCCGGCAAATACCCACCAGGATTTTTCCGCTAACCTGGAAGGTACTTTGAATGTGGACATCCGCCCGCAGGTGGATGGTTACCTCGAAAAAATATATGTGGATGAAGGTGCCTACGTTAAAGCCGGCCAGCCCCTGTTCAAAATAAACGACCGTGTGTATGCGGAGCAATCCAATAATACAAGGTCCGGCCTGGCTGCGGCAGAAGCCAACATGCAAAAGGCACAGGTAGAAATAGAACGCCTGGCGCCGCTGGTGAAGAACAATGTGGTTTCTGACCTGCAGTTAAAAACAGCGCAGGCGGAGTATGAAGCAGCAAAGGCTACTGTATCCAGGGCCAAAGCCATGGCTGGCAGTGCCAATATTAACATGGGATTTACTTTAATCACTGCACCGGTGAGCGGATATGTCGGAAGGATACCTTTTAAGACGGGAAGTCTTGTTGGCAAAGGCGAAGCCGCACCATTAACGGTATTGTCCGATGTAAATGAAATATACGCCTACTTCACCATGAGCGAAACGGATTTCATTGCCTTTAAAAACAAATACACCGGTAATACCATCGCAGAAAAGATCAGACAGGTACCGCAGGTGGAACTGATCATGGCGGATAACAGCGTTTATGCACAGAAAGGAAGGATTGAGATCGTGGAAGGGCAGTTTGATAAAACAATGGGAGGGATCAGCTTCCGTGCTATCTTCCCTAATCCCGGTGCTGCATTACGCACCGGCAGTACAGGGAAAGTGAGGATCACGCAATCCTTGCCCTCGGCCCTTATTATTCCGCAGGAAGCCACTTTTGAGATGCAGGACCAGGTATTTGTTTATGCTGTAACGGACAGTAATAAAGTGACCCGTAAGGCTATTCATGTACTGGGTAAAACATCCAGCTATTATTATGTTGACAATGGCGTTCCTGCAGGCGGTAAAATTGTGCTGGCAGGAACGGGTAACCTGCAGGAAGGTGCTGTGATCACCCCACAGCTATTATCAGCGGACAGCCTGTTGAAGGCAAACCCGCTTAACTGA
- a CDS encoding NAD(P)H-dependent oxidoreductase codes for MKTLVVIIHPDLKSSFINKRWIQELEKFPEKYLVHDLHSLYPDEKIDIEKEQRLIEAHDKIIFQFPFYWFNCPPFFKKWLDEVLTHGWAYGKGSNYHLKHKKIALGITAGIDEVDYRATGRYKYTLQQLTTPFEITFQYVKADYRDFFAFYGSEHHATTERVEENAKDYISFIDAL; via the coding sequence ATGAAAACATTAGTAGTAATAATACATCCGGACCTGAAAAGTTCCTTCATCAACAAACGCTGGATCCAGGAATTGGAAAAGTTCCCTGAGAAGTACCTGGTACATGATCTGCACAGTTTATACCCGGATGAGAAAATAGACATAGAGAAGGAACAACGCCTGATAGAAGCGCATGATAAGATCATATTCCAGTTCCCATTCTACTGGTTTAACTGCCCGCCCTTTTTCAAGAAATGGCTGGATGAAGTATTGACGCATGGATGGGCATATGGTAAAGGCAGCAACTATCATTTAAAGCATAAGAAAATTGCGCTGGGTATTACGGCGGGGATTGATGAGGTGGATTACCGGGCTACCGGGCGGTATAAATACACCTTGCAGCAGTTGACAACACCATTTGAAATAACTTTCCAATACGTTAAAGCCGACTACCGTGATTTCTTTGCTTTCTACGGATCGGAGCACCATGCTACCACGGAGAGGGTAGAGGAAAATGCGAAGGATTATATCTCTTTTATTGATGCCTTATAA
- a CDS encoding winged helix-turn-helix transcriptional regulator yields the protein MSKIKGTSTHNENKQHLISECIEVYAASLIGGQWTLHIWFYLISGKKRFGELKKQLPNVTERMLTLHLRKMEKNNLVKRTVYPEVPLRVEYELTKSGKALKVLFKHLAKWGEQHKEFERNL from the coding sequence ATGAGTAAGATAAAAGGCACTTCCACCCATAACGAGAACAAGCAGCATCTTATATCAGAGTGTATAGAAGTATATGCAGCATCTCTTATCGGAGGGCAGTGGACTTTACATATATGGTTCTACCTGATAAGCGGGAAGAAACGTTTTGGAGAACTGAAAAAGCAGCTTCCCAATGTTACCGAACGGATGCTGACCCTGCATTTGCGGAAAATGGAAAAGAATAACCTGGTAAAAAGAACCGTGTATCCTGAAGTTCCGTTGCGTGTAGAATATGAGTTAACGAAAAGTGGCAAAGCATTGAAGGTACTTTTCAAACACCTTGCAAAGTGGGGAGAACAACATAAAGAATTTGAACGCAACCTTTAA
- a CDS encoding 23S rRNA (pseudouridine(1915)-N(3))-methyltransferase RlmH: MKIQLWSIGKDNDAYINEGIKIFQKRLQHYTDFDIKLIPTVKQAASLSIPELKKQEGKMILDLLQPQDYLLALDERGKTMTTVQLADFLQQRNNAGTRQLIILIGGAFGLDTAVLQRAQQQLSLSSLTFPHQLVRLIVTEQLYRAYTVLNNEKYHHQ, translated from the coding sequence GTGAAAATACAGCTCTGGAGCATAGGCAAAGATAATGATGCCTACATCAATGAAGGCATTAAAATCTTTCAAAAAAGATTACAGCATTACACCGATTTCGATATTAAATTAATTCCAACTGTAAAACAGGCTGCCAGTCTTTCCATTCCGGAACTGAAAAAACAGGAAGGAAAAATGATCCTGGACCTCCTGCAGCCACAGGACTATTTGCTCGCCCTCGATGAAAGAGGAAAAACGATGACAACCGTACAATTAGCCGATTTCCTCCAACAAAGGAACAATGCCGGCACCCGGCAGCTGATCATCCTCATAGGTGGCGCTTTTGGTCTGGATACGGCCGTTTTGCAGCGCGCTCAGCAACAATTATCACTTTCTTCCCTTACCTTTCCCCATCAGTTGGTCCGTTTGATCGTAACAGAACAACTTTACCGGGCATATACCGTGCTCAACAACGAGAAATATCACCACCAATGA
- a CDS encoding rhomboid family intramembrane serine protease, with translation MAISITLIIIIFTCIVSITSFNRPDQIDKLSFWPYMINERKEWYRFITSGFVHSDYMHLGFNMLTLWFFGNAMEQYFQLFFGSKFFFVLLYVLGLILPDISSYFRQKDNISYRAIGASGAVSAVLFSIIIFDPWMMIQVFFIPLPAIVFGVLYLAYSWYMAKRGGDNIGHDVHFWGAVLGLVFPIVLKPELGLLFIDRLLSKF, from the coding sequence ATGGCAATCAGCATAACACTTATCATCATCATCTTTACCTGTATCGTTTCTATCACCTCCTTCAACAGACCCGATCAGATAGATAAATTGAGTTTCTGGCCCTATATGATCAATGAACGTAAGGAATGGTACCGTTTCATTACTTCAGGTTTTGTGCATAGTGATTACATGCACCTTGGCTTCAATATGCTTACGCTGTGGTTCTTTGGTAATGCCATGGAACAATATTTCCAGCTTTTCTTTGGGAGTAAGTTCTTCTTTGTGCTGTTATATGTACTGGGACTGATCTTACCGGATATCTCCTCTTACTTCAGGCAGAAAGATAATATTTCCTACAGGGCTATTGGCGCATCCGGCGCAGTATCTGCTGTACTGTTCTCTATCATTATCTTTGATCCATGGATGATGATCCAAGTGTTCTTTATTCCGCTTCCCGCCATCGTTTTCGGCGTATTGTATCTCGCCTACTCATGGTATATGGCCAAAAGAGGCGGAGATAACATCGGGCACGATGTACATTTCTGGGGTGCTGTACTCGGTCTCGTATTCCCGATCGTATTAAAGCCGGAACTGGGGCTGCTGTTTATAGACAGGCTCCTAAGCAAGTTCTAA
- the tilS gene encoding tRNA lysidine(34) synthetase TilS, with amino-acid sequence MLQQLRSYIAKEQLFTAADPLLLAVSGGLDSIVLTHLCVQAGIKVEIAHCNFQLRGAESERDETFVRELAESYGIPFFVQRFDTETYATAHKRSIQVAARELRYQWLEELRQERGLSFIATAHHMQDNVETVWMNLSKGTGIAGLHGILPVQGHIVRPLLFATREEIKAYADAENLQHVEDSSNTTDKYTRNFFRHQVLPRLEEVLPEVVKNTGSSIERFREAEVLYRQAVEIHRKKLIVQRGTEYFIPILKLQQAVPLSTIAYEILKPFQCSTAQAAQVVELLNSEPGKWVATTTHRIVRDRKWLIITPLEATASTHFIIEEDQHLVQLPDALLKVEQLAKEGFTVPVAASIACLDLQQVQFPLLLRRWKKGDYFYPLGMAKKKKLSRFFIDQKLSLPEKEKVWVLESGKRIIWVAGMRIDDRFKITDKTRKILKLELA; translated from the coding sequence ATGCTGCAACAGCTACGTTCATATATTGCAAAAGAGCAGCTCTTTACAGCTGCGGATCCTTTACTGCTGGCGGTCAGCGGTGGACTGGATTCCATTGTGCTCACACATCTGTGTGTGCAGGCCGGTATTAAAGTGGAGATCGCTCATTGTAATTTTCAATTAAGAGGTGCAGAGTCTGAACGTGACGAAACGTTTGTACGCGAGCTGGCAGAAAGTTATGGTATTCCCTTTTTCGTACAGCGTTTTGATACGGAAACCTATGCCACTGCGCATAAAAGATCTATCCAGGTGGCTGCAAGGGAACTGCGCTATCAATGGCTGGAAGAACTGCGGCAGGAGAGGGGACTATCCTTCATTGCCACTGCGCATCATATGCAGGATAATGTAGAAACAGTGTGGATGAACCTTTCAAAAGGCACAGGCATAGCGGGCCTACATGGCATCCTGCCTGTACAGGGGCATATTGTACGCCCTTTGTTGTTTGCCACAAGAGAAGAGATCAAAGCGTATGCAGATGCGGAAAACCTGCAGCATGTGGAAGACAGTTCCAATACTACGGATAAGTACACACGTAATTTTTTTCGCCACCAGGTACTGCCGCGTTTAGAAGAGGTATTGCCTGAAGTGGTGAAGAACACGGGCAGTAGCATTGAGCGTTTCCGCGAAGCAGAGGTGCTTTACAGGCAGGCAGTGGAAATACACAGAAAGAAACTGATCGTGCAGCGGGGAACGGAATATTTCATTCCCATCCTGAAGCTGCAGCAGGCTGTACCATTGTCTACCATCGCCTATGAAATACTGAAACCATTTCAATGCAGCACGGCACAGGCGGCGCAGGTAGTGGAGCTGTTGAACAGCGAACCCGGCAAATGGGTGGCCACCACCACACACCGTATTGTGAGGGACCGGAAATGGCTGATCATTACACCGCTGGAAGCAACAGCCTCCACGCATTTTATCATTGAAGAAGATCAACACCTGGTACAACTACCGGATGCACTTTTGAAAGTAGAGCAATTGGCAAAGGAAGGATTCACCGTACCTGTTGCTGCCAGCATCGCCTGCCTGGACCTTCAGCAGGTGCAGTTCCCGCTTTTATTGCGCAGGTGGAAAAAAGGAGATTATTTCTATCCCCTTGGCATGGCAAAAAAGAAGAAGCTCAGCCGCTTTTTCATTGATCAAAAGTTATCCCTGCCGGAGAAGGAAAAGGTATGGGTATTGGAATCCGGGAAAAGGATTATCTGGGTGGCGGGCATGCGGATAGATGACCGTTTCAAGATCACAGATAAAACAAGGAAAATACTGAAATTAGAACTTGCTTAG
- a CDS encoding tetratricopeptide repeat protein, with translation MDRIAQLKAFLESSPQDSFLKHALALEYIKIQEDGNARKVFEELLEKEPTYVGSYYHLGKLLERTGETEAAIAVYEKGMYIAWEEKDMHAYNELQAAHEDLTD, from the coding sequence ATGGATAGAATCGCGCAACTGAAGGCATTCCTTGAAAGCAGCCCGCAGGATAGTTTCCTGAAACATGCGCTGGCACTTGAATACATCAAGATCCAGGAGGATGGGAATGCAAGAAAAGTATTTGAGGAATTGCTGGAAAAAGAACCCACTTATGTAGGTTCTTATTATCACCTGGGTAAACTGCTGGAGCGTACCGGAGAAACGGAAGCAGCCATTGCTGTGTATGAAAAGGGAATGTATATTGCCTGGGAAGAGAAAGATATGCATGCTTACAACGAGCTGCAGGCTGCTCATGAAGATCTCACCGACTAA
- a CDS encoding electron transfer flavoprotein subunit beta/FixA family protein, producing MKILVCISKTPDTTAKIAFADNNTKFSEAGVQFIINPYDEWYALVRALELKETLNATVHLITVGGADTEPVIRKALALGGDEAFRVNADSHDSYYIASQIAAHAKQENYDIIFTGKETIDYNGSGIGGMVAELVGIPFVSIASKFELNGQVATLRREIEGGEEVCEVTLPVAVSCQKGMAEARIPNMRGIMAARTKPLKVIEPVQADTLTSIVSFELPPAKAGVKLIPADNVEELVKLLHEEAKVI from the coding sequence ATGAAGATCTTAGTATGTATCAGTAAAACTCCCGACACAACTGCAAAAATAGCTTTCGCAGACAACAACACGAAATTCAGTGAGGCGGGTGTGCAGTTTATTATCAATCCATACGATGAATGGTATGCCCTGGTAAGAGCATTGGAACTGAAAGAAACATTGAATGCCACCGTACACCTGATCACAGTGGGAGGAGCCGATACCGAGCCAGTGATCCGCAAAGCCCTTGCGCTTGGCGGAGATGAAGCTTTCCGTGTGAATGCGGATAGTCATGACAGTTATTATATTGCTTCGCAGATAGCGGCGCATGCCAAACAGGAAAATTACGATATCATATTTACCGGTAAAGAAACCATCGACTATAACGGTTCCGGCATTGGCGGTATGGTAGCGGAACTGGTGGGCATCCCCTTTGTTTCCATCGCTTCTAAATTTGAACTGAATGGCCAGGTAGCTACCCTTCGCCGTGAGATAGAAGGCGGAGAAGAAGTTTGTGAGGTTACATTACCTGTAGCTGTTTCCTGCCAGAAAGGAATGGCAGAAGCCAGGATCCCCAACATGCGGGGCATTATGGCGGCGCGCACCAAACCGCTGAAAGTAATAGAACCCGTACAGGCTGATACCCTCACCAGTATCGTATCTTTTGAATTACCACCAGCAAAAGCCGGTGTGAAACTGATCCCGGCAGATAACGTAGAAGAGTTGGTAAAACTCCTGCACGAAGAAGCTAAAGTGATCTGA
- a CDS encoding electron transfer flavoprotein subunit alpha/FixB family protein — MSVLIFADQFQGKIKKSALEAVQYGAKVAAQTGTTATALVAGEVSAEELASLGQYGAQKVLHVADARLNELEAGTATKILADAVAKENATIIIFSHNFSGRAIAPQLSSRLKAGLVAGAISLPDTASGFVVKKNVFSGKAFANVNITSEKKIVSVLPNTFSLAPTGGTASVEAFTPALTDADFRVKPLKVETISGEVPLTEAEIVVSGGRGLKGPEHWGILEDLAHALGAATACSRPVADADWRPHHEHVGQTGFTVRPNLYVAIGISGAIQHLAGVNGSKVIVVINKDPEAPFFKAADYGIVGDAFEVVPKLTAAVKKYKGI, encoded by the coding sequence ATGTCCGTTTTAATATTCGCCGATCAATTTCAGGGAAAAATAAAGAAGTCTGCATTGGAAGCAGTGCAGTATGGCGCCAAAGTGGCCGCCCAAACAGGAACAACCGCTACTGCGCTGGTAGCAGGAGAAGTAAGTGCAGAGGAACTGGCCAGCCTGGGCCAGTATGGTGCGCAAAAAGTATTACACGTGGCAGATGCCCGTTTGAATGAACTGGAAGCCGGCACCGCCACCAAGATCCTCGCAGACGCGGTGGCAAAAGAAAATGCCACTATCATTATATTCTCTCATAACTTCTCCGGCCGTGCCATTGCCCCGCAATTATCGTCCCGCTTAAAAGCAGGCCTGGTAGCCGGGGCCATTTCCCTGCCCGATACTGCTAGCGGTTTTGTGGTAAAGAAGAACGTTTTCTCCGGAAAGGCTTTTGCCAATGTAAATATTACGTCTGAAAAGAAGATCGTTTCCGTACTGCCCAATACTTTCAGCCTGGCACCAACAGGCGGTACCGCTTCTGTGGAAGCTTTTACCCCTGCCCTTACAGATGCCGATTTCCGCGTCAAACCACTTAAAGTAGAAACCATCAGTGGCGAAGTACCGCTGACAGAAGCAGAAATAGTAGTAAGCGGTGGCCGTGGCCTGAAAGGTCCCGAACACTGGGGCATACTGGAAGACCTGGCCCACGCGCTGGGCGCTGCCACTGCCTGCAGCCGCCCCGTGGCGGATGCCGACTGGCGCCCGCATCATGAACACGTTGGCCAGACTGGTTTCACCGTAAGGCCCAATTTATACGTGGCTATTGGCATCTCCGGAGCCATTCAGCACCTGGCAGGTGTAAACGGCAGTAAAGTGATCGTAGTGATCAATAAAGACCCCGAAGCCCCCTTCTTTAAGGCCGCAGATTACGGTATAGTAGGCGATGCTTTTGAAGTGGTGCCTAAATTGACAGCCGCAGTTAAGAAATATAAGGGTATCTGA
- a CDS encoding bifunctional nuclease family protein, whose protein sequence is MRKIELEIVALSHSITQTHSYAVVLGEVNGLRRLPIVIGGFEAQAIAVALEKMQPSRPLTHDLMKNFMNAFSVELHEVVISNLQEGIFYSKLICSNNDDTIEIDSRTSDALALAVRFGCPIYTYENILNSAGILLDDPAGKKTTKPAGGPTISEHEKGAEDDLKVLNLEELNTLLQEVLEQEDYIRAIAIRDEINSRKSK, encoded by the coding sequence ATGAGAAAAATAGAATTGGAAATAGTTGCTTTGTCGCACAGTATTACGCAAACTCATTCATATGCCGTGGTGTTAGGAGAAGTGAATGGATTAAGGCGTTTACCCATAGTTATTGGAGGGTTTGAAGCTCAGGCCATAGCAGTAGCGCTGGAAAAAATGCAGCCCAGCAGGCCGCTCACACACGATCTCATGAAAAATTTCATGAATGCATTTAGCGTTGAGTTGCATGAAGTGGTGATCAGCAATCTGCAGGAAGGCATTTTCTACTCCAAATTAATCTGCTCCAATAACGATGATACGATAGAAATAGACTCCCGCACATCAGACGCCCTGGCATTGGCAGTACGGTTCGGATGCCCCATATATACATACGAAAACATCCTGAACAGTGCTGGTATCCTGCTGGACGATCCCGCCGGCAAGAAAACAACCAAACCAGCCGGTGGACCTACCATCTCGGAACATGAAAAAGGTGCTGAAGACGACCTTAAAGTGCTGAACCTGGAAGAACTCAACACCCTCCTGCAGGAAGTACTGGAACAGGAAGACTATATCCGCGCCATCGCTATCCGCGATGAGATCAATAGCCGAAAAAGTAAATAA
- the ispE gene encoding 4-(cytidine 5'-diphospho)-2-C-methyl-D-erythritol kinase, giving the protein MILFPNCKINLGLHILQKRADGFHDLETVFYPLLLQDALEIITAEENIFSSSGLDIPGDTEDNLCKKAWHLLKADFPQLPAIHMHLHKQIPIGAGLGGGSADGAFTLKLLNSKYNLDIPLEKLEAYAGILGSDCPFFIRNTACFASGRGELMEPLELDLSAYSFLLVHPGIHVNTGWAFGQIVPGRPAVPLKDIDWQDVSSWKHRLTNDFEAPVFAAYPAIGGIKEKMYKNGAIYAAMSGSGSAVIGIFPKNKLPETGWETGCRVFEMI; this is encoded by the coding sequence GTGATCCTTTTTCCCAATTGCAAGATCAACCTTGGTTTACACATTCTGCAAAAACGTGCAGATGGTTTTCACGATCTGGAAACCGTGTTCTACCCGCTCCTTTTACAGGACGCCCTGGAGATCATTACAGCAGAAGAAAACATCTTTTCCAGCAGTGGCCTGGATATTCCGGGAGACACAGAAGATAATCTCTGTAAAAAAGCCTGGCACTTATTAAAAGCAGACTTCCCTCAATTGCCCGCTATACACATGCATCTCCATAAACAGATCCCCATAGGCGCAGGCCTCGGAGGAGGTTCGGCAGATGGTGCTTTTACCCTCAAACTGCTCAATTCAAAATACAACCTGGATATCCCCCTGGAAAAGCTGGAAGCTTATGCTGGCATACTCGGCAGCGATTGCCCCTTCTTTATCCGGAATACAGCCTGTTTTGCTTCAGGCAGAGGAGAACTCATGGAACCCCTTGAACTGGACCTGAGCGCTTATTCCTTCCTTCTGGTACATCCCGGCATCCATGTTAACACCGGGTGGGCATTTGGGCAGATTGTACCGGGCCGCCCGGCTGTTCCCTTAAAGGATATCGACTGGCAGGACGTAAGCAGCTGGAAGCACCGTTTAACGAACGATTTTGAAGCCCCGGTGTTTGCCGCCTACCCCGCTATCGGAGGAATAAAGGAGAAAATGTATAAGAACGGGGCCATCTATGCAGCTATGAGCGGAAGCGGATCCGCCGTGATAGGGATCTTTCCCAAGAACAAATTACCGGAAACCGGCTGGGAAACAGGATGCAGGGTGTTTGAAATGATATAA
- the rplT gene encoding 50S ribosomal protein L20 encodes MPRSVNAVASRARRKKILKQAKGFYGKRKNVYTVAKNVLEKGLTYSYVGRKLKKRNYRQLWIARINAAARAEGLTYSAFIHKLSEKNIGLNRKVLADLAMNEPETFKSLIASVK; translated from the coding sequence ATGCCTCGTTCAGTAAACGCAGTTGCGTCCAGAGCCAGAAGAAAGAAGATCTTAAAGCAAGCCAAAGGCTTCTACGGTAAACGTAAAAATGTTTATACCGTAGCTAAGAACGTTCTGGAGAAAGGCTTAACCTATTCTTATGTAGGTCGCAAACTGAAGAAAAGAAACTACCGTCAACTGTGGATCGCCCGTATTAACGCTGCGGCCAGAGCAGAAGGATTGACTTACTCAGCATTCATTCATAAATTGTCAGAAAAGAACATCGGCCTGAACAGAAAAGTTCTCGCTGACCTGGCTATGAATGAGCCTGAAACTTTCAAAAGCCTTATCGCTTCTGTAAAATAA
- the rpmI gene encoding 50S ribosomal protein L35, giving the protein MPKVKTHSRAKKTFTVTGSGAIKRPKAFKSHLLTKKSNKRKRSLRGSSLVADANLNLVKRMLVLR; this is encoded by the coding sequence ATGCCAAAAGTAAAGACTCATAGCCGTGCGAAGAAGACGTTTACGGTGACCGGCAGCGGAGCGATCAAACGTCCGAAGGCTTTCAAAAGTCACTTATTGACTAAGAAGTCTAACAAAAGAAAGCGTTCATTGAGAGGCAGTAGCCTGGTAGCTGATGCAAATCTGAACCTGGTGAAGCGTATGCTCGTACTTCGCTAA